ATTGCGGCCCTTGGCCGAGGCGACCGGCGGTTCGGCGCGCCGCATCGGATCGCCGGGAACAAGCGCGATCACCATGCCGCGCATCGTCGCCATGGGCGACAGCCCGGTCTATGCGGGCTCGGACTATATCGGAATCCGCCGCACCGAATCGAGCGTGGCGCGCGGGGTCAAAATGACGCCGCTGGCGATCGGCTGGTTCGGCCTGCTGGTCCTGCTCGGCGCCCTGGCTACGGCCTGGGCGTGGGAGGGCTTGCGCGGAAGATCGGCGAGGGGATGAGCGGCCGGCGCACAAATTCCCCGGCCCCCCGCTCAGGTTTCGCCGAAAGGCGCCCGCCCGGGTAACTTAGCCGCCGATGGATCGCAGCGGATTTCTTTTGTTGGCGCTGTTGGTGCATTTCTCGGCAAAACGCGGGGTCATCCAGAACCGGAAGCGCAAAAGAACCATGAAAATGCGGTAGACGAAAAGGTCGTATTGAGCCCGGATTGGATTTGCTCGGACCGCAGCGAGTTGTTGGGCGAGTCCGCTCGCGAACTTGTTTCTCTCGGCAAGCGCTTTTTCCAAACGAGCAATCAGAGCGTCGCGGCGGGCAATGGCTTTCTTCGACGCCGCCAGACCTCGGTCGCGATCAGTCAGCGCGTCCTCTAGCCCGGCCACGCGTTCGTCGCGATCGGCGAGCGCAGGTTCGAGTCCGGCCATGCGTTCGTCGCGATCGGCGAGCGCGGCGGCAAGCTCCCCCACGCGCCTTTCCTTCTCGGCAAGGAGTGGAGCGCCGACGTGGATGGCGGCGGTGTTGAACGCCTCGCGAATGCCATCAAGTTTCGTCAGCGCCGATGGATCGTTCGGATTGCGTTGAAGCGCCACCAAAGACCGGTAGGCGCCCTTCAGCCAGCTCGAAACGCCAGGATCGGTCAAAAGCGCATCCAGATCGCTTTGATGATGCCGGTGCGCCTCGTCGACGAAACAATCGATGTCCGCCTCGACGGAAGCATTGTTCCCCGCGTCGATGGCCAGGCTCGCCGCAATCCTTTCGGCGGTCAGGCGCGGTTCTTCGATCAATTCCTCATATGAGGAGAAGATACGGCAGGCTCCGCGCGTCGCCGCCTCCGCGTCGAGAGCATGGCGGAGCCAAATGAGATGCGAAAACCACGGCGGAAAGCCGTTGCGCTGCTGCAGCGAAGCCGCGACGGCGAGAGGATTGCGAAATGTGTGAACGAACTTGACCTCATAGCCGTTGGCTCGCATCAAATTGGCGTAAAACGGCGTGAACCGGCATATGCGAGGCTCTTTCACGACGATGAGCGGCGCATCTCCATATTCGTCCTTGATGATGCTCGAAACCTCGCTCCAATATCGGCCGCCGGGCATGAACGCCGTGTCGGCGAGGTCGAGCGCGCGCCAATCGTCCCAACTGCTCCCGAGATAGGCAAGCATTTCATCGTGAAGCGCGACGAGTCGTTCGGGCTCCCAATGGCCGGTCTCATTGCCGAGGCCGGGCCCCAGCACATGCGCCGGAAGTTCTGCGCCAAAAAGGCTGATCACGCGTGCGAGAGCGCTCGTGCCGGAACGGTGCATGCCGAGGATCAAGACACACACGCGGTTCGGCGTCGGGCCTATCCGTTTTATCGAAGACGGAGACTCCGCCGGCAAGGCCCCGCCTGGTGCGCACATATCTTTGTCCGGCTTGCGCGTTTCCGCGATTTCGGCAAAAACCAAAGCTTTTCGCTCCCTGCGCGATAGGAAGCTTTTCATTCTACCACGGCGAATTTACGGCAATGTTATATGGTTGTCACATTCTGTTTTCACTGGCGCCGGATCGCGGCGCGTCTTTCCGCCGCCGGAGGCGAAATCCGTGCGGCGCCGACGGGCGCAATTCATAAGAAGATTGTCTAAACCGCCGGGCGCACCGCGCCTTTATGACTTTGCAGCGCTCCCGGCTGAAGCTCGCAGAAGAGGATGCGGCCGGGATCGACCGGGCCCGGAAAGGCGAAATGGCCGAAGGGCGCGCGGACGAAACCCAGGCGCTCGTAAAGCGGCGGGTCTCCGACCAGAATGACGAGGCTATGTCCGGCGTCGCGCGCCGCGGAAAGCGACTTTTGCGCCAGGGCCTCGCCGAGCCCCTTGGCGCGGAAAGGCTCCTCAACCGTGAGCGGTCCAAGCAGCAGGGCCGGGGCGCCGCCGATGAGGATGCGGGTCATGGTGTTGGCGCCGACCAGCATGCCGCCGATTCGCGCGAGAAAGGACAGGCTCCAGTCGGGCTCGACGCCCTCTCGCAGGCGATAGGCGGTTTTGGCGAAGCGGCCGGGGCCGAACGCGCGCTCCTCCAGTTTCAGGATCGCGGGGCGGTCGGCGGGCGTGGCGTTGGAATAATTGAGGGACAGGTCGGGCATGGCGGCGGTTTAGTCGCAAAAGGCTCCATCCGCAAATGACTTGATCGCCGCTTGAAACGAAAACGCCGGCCGCAGGGCGGCCGGCGTGGCAAACCGTCGCGGCGAAGGCTTATTTCTTGGAGCCGTCGGCCTTGAACTCGGAGATATAGGCCCAGACGTTTTCGCGGTCGGTCGCGTTCGGCAGGCCGGCGAAAGGCATCTTGTTGCCGGGGACCTTGGCCTTGGGGGAGGTGATATATTCCTCGAAATTCTTCTGGTCCCAGGTGAAGCCGGCGTTCTTCATCGCCTCGGAATAGCTATAGCCGGCCGCCGTGCCGACCTTGCGGCCGTCGAGGCCGTTCATATCGGGGCCGACGCCGTTCTTGGCGCCCGGGCCGATCTGGTGGCAGGCTCGGCACTTCATGAACACCTTGGCGCCCGCGGCGGGATCGCCCGCGGCAAGCGCGGAGGAAGAGATGAAAGCAAGAGCGGCAGCCGCCGGCAGCGCATGGATGAGCTTCATTTGACGTTTCCTTCCTGGAGGAATGGTTTCTCAAACCCCAACGTGAGCGGACTTCCCCGGCGCGGGGCCGGAGAATATCCTGCGCGCCGGAATCTAGGCCGTAGAAATGCCAATGACAATCGCTTCCGCTATTCTCGCGCCATCGACTTTGGCGCCTCCAATTGTCGCAGTGCGGCGCGACCATGGCTGATCTCGACGCCGCCCGCGCGTTCCTGCAGGCCCGGTTCGGCTTCGCCGATTTCCTGCCGGGGCAGGCTCCCGCGATTGAAGCCGCGCTCGACGGCGAGGACATTTTCGTCCTTGCGCCGACCGGCGCAGGAAAATCGCTGGTCTATCAACTACCTGCGCTTGTCCGCCCGGGTCTGACAGTGGTGGTCTCGCCGCTGGTCGCGCTGATGCGTGACCAGGCCGGGAAGCTCGCGGCGCTCGGGCTCCCCGCCGCCGCCCTCTATGCCGAGCTTGCGCCGCAGGAATATCGCCGGATTTGCGACGGCCTCGAATCGCGGCGGCTGCGGCTGCTTTACGTCTCGCCCGAGCGCCTCGTGGATTCCGGCGCGCTCGCCCTGCTGCGCGCGGCGGATGTGCGCGCGCTCGCGGTGGACGAGGCCCATTGCGTTTCGCAATGGGGCCACGATTTCCGCCCCGACTATCGCCGAATCGCGGCGACCGCCGATTTGCTCGGCCGCCCCCAGATCATCGCGACCACGGCCACGGCGTCGCCGCGCGCCCGGGAGGACATTGTCGAAAACCTGTTCGTCCGGCCGCCGCGGCTTTTCGTCGGCTCGTTCCGCCGGCCGGCGATCGCCCTCGCGGCGCTCGTCCGCGACCGCGACCGCCTCGGCCAGATCGTGAATCTGGTCAGGGCCCGGCGCGGCCGCAGCGGAATCGTCTATTGCCGGACGCGCGAGGCGGCGGATCGCGTCGCCGTGGCGCTGATGGGCGCGGGGCTGGCGGCGGCGTCCTATCACGCCGGCCTGCCGGCGGAACTACGCGCGGCGCGCCAGGACGAATTTCTCGAGCGCTCCGACCTGACGATCGTGGCGACCATCGCCTTCGGCCTCGGCGTGGACAAGCCCGACGTGCGCTTCGTTATCCATTACGATGCGCCGGAGGATCTTGAAACGCTCTATCAGGAAAGCGGCCGCGCGGGCCGCGACGGCCTGCCGGCGGAGGCGGTGGCGCTCTATTCGCCCCGCGCCATGGCGCAGTTGCGCGCCGCGCGCTTCGATCTGGCGCGGCTCGATCCCGCGGCGGCCGAGCGGGCGCGCGCGCTGCCGGATTATTTCCTGGGCGAGACCTGCCGCGAACAGGCCTTGCTCCGGGCGCTGGGCGAGGCGGCGCCGCCTTGCGGGCGCTGCGACAATTGCCATCGCGGCGGGTCGGCGGCGCGGCGCGCGGCGCGATTTTTCCGCGCCGCGCCGCGGGAGGCGTGGAGCCTGGCGCGCCATGGCCTGACCAGCGGATTTGCGGCCCTTTTCCCGGGGCCGGCGACGGCGGTGGAAACGCCCGCGCCGGCCCCCGAGCCGGCAGGGGAGGACTGGACGCGCGGGCGCAAGATTCTCACCGTCGAGCAGTCGCGGCGACTCGAACGTCTGCGCGCGGCGCGTCTGGCCATCGCGCGCAAGGCCCGGCTCGCGCCCGTCCGGATCATCGGCGACGAAGCGTTGATTCGCATGGTCGATTCGCCGCCAGCGAGCCTTCCCGAGTTGGTCGCTGCTTACGGCGATGCAAGCGGATTTTTGGCGCGATACGGCATTTCTCTTGTTGAAAGCGCAGTTATCGACAATGTCTAAGCTTGCACACGCTGCAAGTTGTATTTCACGCTGATTCGCGTTGCCTTCGGAAGGCCACGAAATTTTCACTATTCGGTCCGCATAGCTTCCAACATAACATTTCGGCGCGTTAACCTTTGTTAGGATTTCCATGCGTGTTGTCGCTCGCGGGCGCGACGCCTATCGGAATGTTCCAACAATGACGCAATATATAAATCTTTCGTCGCTGCCGAACGCCCATCCCGTGCCGAGCCACATCGCGCGCGGCCCGGATGCGGGCTCGCGGCAAGGCAAGGCGCTGCCGCTGGATTTTCTGGCCAAGCCGCGCCAGACGCTGGATGTGCGCTTCGATCCCTCGGCCAGGGCCGTCTGGTGTTCGATGCGGCACGAGAACAGCGTGAGCTGGACCCGGCCTCTGCTGAGCGAACTCAACGCGCTTTATGCCGACATTCGCGCGCTCCATGCCGGTGCGAATTTCGACGACCCGCCGATCCAATTCTTCGTCGGGGCCTCGCTGCGTCCGGGCGTATTCAACATGGGTGGCGACCTGTCCTTTTTCCTCGACCGCGTGCGCGCGCGCGACGCCGAGGGGCTGCGCGCATACGCCTATGCCTGCGTCGACGCCGTCTACAATAATTACAACGGCTTCGATTCGCCGGTGGTGACGATCGCGTTGCTGGAGGGCGACGCCTTGGGCGGTGGCCTGGAGGCGGCGCTGAGTTGCCAATATGTGATCGCCGAGCGCGGGATCAATCTCGGCTTCCCGGAGGCTATGTTCCACACCTTCCCCGGCATGGGCGCCTACAGCCTGCTGTCGCGGCGGCTGGATGCGGCGCGCGCCGAAAAGCTCATTATGGGCGGGCGGATGTTAAAGTCCGAGGATTTCCATCAGATGGGCCTGATCGACGTCCTGGTCGAAAAGGGCGAGGGCAAGGAGCGCGCGCGCGCCTTCATCGCCGAGAATTCACGGCGCCATTCCCTGCTCGGGGCGGTCGGCAAGGTGCGCCGCCGCATTGCGCCGCTCACATTGCAGGAGCTGCGGGACGTGACCGACG
This genomic interval from Candidatus Rhodoblastus alkanivorans contains the following:
- a CDS encoding GNAT family N-acetyltransferase, whose amino-acid sequence is MPDLSLNYSNATPADRPAILKLEERAFGPGRFAKTAYRLREGVEPDWSLSFLARIGGMLVGANTMTRILIGGAPALLLGPLTVEEPFRAKGLGEALAQKSLSAARDAGHSLVILVGDPPLYERLGFVRAPFGHFAFPGPVDPGRILFCELQPGALQSHKGAVRPAV
- a CDS encoding c-type cytochrome, which encodes MKLIHALPAAAALAFISSSALAAGDPAAGAKVFMKCRACHQIGPGAKNGVGPDMNGLDGRKVGTAAGYSYSEAMKNAGFTWDQKNFEEYITSPKAKVPGNKMPFAGLPNATDRENVWAYISEFKADGSKK
- a CDS encoding RecQ family ATP-dependent DNA helicase, which codes for MADLDAARAFLQARFGFADFLPGQAPAIEAALDGEDIFVLAPTGAGKSLVYQLPALVRPGLTVVVSPLVALMRDQAGKLAALGLPAAALYAELAPQEYRRICDGLESRRLRLLYVSPERLVDSGALALLRAADVRALAVDEAHCVSQWGHDFRPDYRRIAATADLLGRPQIIATTATASPRAREDIVENLFVRPPRLFVGSFRRPAIALAALVRDRDRLGQIVNLVRARRGRSGIVYCRTREAADRVAVALMGAGLAAASYHAGLPAELRAARQDEFLERSDLTIVATIAFGLGVDKPDVRFVIHYDAPEDLETLYQESGRAGRDGLPAEAVALYSPRAMAQLRAARFDLARLDPAAAERARALPDYFLGETCREQALLRALGEAAPPCGRCDNCHRGGSAARRAARFFRAAPREAWSLARHGLTSGFAALFPGPATAVETPAPAPEPAGEDWTRGRKILTVEQSRRLERLRAARLAIARKARLAPVRIIGDEALIRMVDSPPASLPELVAAYGDASGFLARYGISLVESAVIDNV
- a CDS encoding crotonase/enoyl-CoA hydratase family protein, with translation MTQYINLSSLPNAHPVPSHIARGPDAGSRQGKALPLDFLAKPRQTLDVRFDPSARAVWCSMRHENSVSWTRPLLSELNALYADIRALHAGANFDDPPIQFFVGASLRPGVFNMGGDLSFFLDRVRARDAEGLRAYAYACVDAVYNNYNGFDSPVVTIALLEGDALGGGLEAALSCQYVIAERGINLGFPEAMFHTFPGMGAYSLLSRRLDAARAEKLIMGGRMLKSEDFHQMGLIDVLVEKGEGKERARAFIAENSRRHSLLGAVGKVRRRIAPLTLQELRDVTDVWVESVMNLTPVNLRKMEMLTLAQDRLFQQTASQRFVK